GACGCGACGCGGTCGTAGCGGACCTTCGCGAGCACCGGGTACATCATCACCAGCAGGCCGAGGCCGATCGGGATCGAGATGCCGCCGACTTCCATGTGCGCGAGCACGTCAGAGAGGGCAGGGATGAAGCGCCCAAGCAGGAGGCCCGCGATCATCGCGAGACCGATCCAGAGCGGCAGCCACCGATCCAGGGTCGAGAGCCGCGCCCGTGTTGCGGTCGTCGCGGAGGCAGTCGGAGCGGTCATGCGAGGAGCGCTTCGATCTTGGCGGCGATCACGGGCTTGGGGTGCGCGCCGATCAGCACGTCCTGACGGGTGCCGTCCTGGTAGAAGCCGAGGGTCGGGATCGAGGTGACCCCAGCGGCGGTGACGGCTTCGGGGTTCTGGTCGGCGTCGGTCTTCACGAACTTCACCCGGCCCGCGTACTCGTCTGCGAGCTGGGCGAGGATCGGCGCGATGGCCGTGCACGGCCCACACCATGCCGCCCAGAGGTCCACCACGACCGGCAGTTCTGCGGCTTCGACCTGATCATGGAAGGTTGCATCCGTTACTGCTTGTATCGACATAGTTCTATATTCATTGATTTCGAATCAGAACACAACTTGTGATCGAGCAAGAGCGACGCTGTTCACTCAGGTTCCAGCGACGCAACCGCAACGGCGAGCCCAGAGAGTAGGGGCAAGTCGCACCCCTTGGTCTTACGAGCGCACCTGAAGGTATGAGCAACGCCCAGAACCCTTCAGTATTCGACCCATCACCGGTCAGTCTGCCGCTGGCGGTGATCACCGTCGGCGATTTGGGAGTCGTCACCGTCACACTCGACGGTGACGACTTCCTGCCGCCACCCTTCGCCCCACCCTGGTCGAGAGCCAACTTCGGAGGACTTCTCGACGCACTCACGGAGGCCCGCTCCCGTACCGTCCGCGTCGAGGTGCGGGAGTCAGACGGCAGTGTCTTCACCGACATCATCGAAGCTCGACGACGCAGCGCTCCTCAGTCGGAGACTGCACCGCAGGCACGGCCAGAGACCCGACGTGCACGGCGTTCCAAGGAACCGCGCCTCTTCGAACTCACTGCGACCGGCTTCATCTCAGGCGAGGACATCACCGTTGCGGTCATCGTCACTGGGACGGAGAGCGACCGGCAGGGAAACGCTCGTGCAGTGATCGATCTCGACCTGCTCACAAGCCACGTCACCGAGGCCGTCCTCATCGGTGACGTCTCGGGACACTCGCAGACGGTGAGTCTCTCGTGAACGCGCCGGGCCGCCAGTCCGGATCGTTCGGAGACGAGCTCACCAACATCCTCATGGCCGGACTCATCGCCCTCTTCGGCCTCACCCTCATCCTCAGAGCAGCAGGCTCCATCGCAGCGTTCCTCACCGGCGTCTCGCAGCCCTCTGCGGGAATCGCCGGGGGCATCGGCGTACTCACACACCCGGGACACCCCG
This is a stretch of genomic DNA from Rarobacter incanus. It encodes these proteins:
- the trxA gene encoding thioredoxin, which encodes MSIQAVTDATFHDQVEAAELPVVVDLWAAWCGPCTAIAPILAQLADEYAGRVKFVKTDADQNPEAVTAAGVTSIPTLGFYQDGTRQDVLIGAHPKPVIAAKIEALLA